The following proteins come from a genomic window of Rhizobium sp. 007:
- a CDS encoding sugar phosphate isomerase/epimerase — MNDIISAVGFCNRTGKGDLSALDTSLREIAETGADACEIGIYAEEIISGGRIIEDRTRRVADIVRQHPFKKLSLHGQILSNFMDREHLQLQKKVVRSMLELCNRLGAGILVHHSGAGQLADGENGADLDRMEREALAEMGDIAKGYGVRIALENIFTTESGQYRQTPSEVAATVRAIGSDNVVALIDFSHAYIESTYRNLDFLEELRAMAPVTGHLHVHDSFGLPYSMTRFYHPAEATALGIGDLHLPIGWGDIPWEGIFGELTFLPDTSLIMEINAERFGDQQPACLERARRLATLMGMAGKAEKRQLS, encoded by the coding sequence ATGAACGACATCATTTCCGCCGTCGGATTTTGCAACCGGACCGGCAAGGGCGACCTCAGTGCGCTTGACACTTCGCTGCGGGAAATCGCCGAAACGGGGGCCGACGCCTGCGAAATCGGCATCTATGCCGAGGAAATCATCAGCGGCGGCCGCATCATCGAGGATCGCACGCGCCGCGTCGCCGACATCGTTCGCCAGCATCCTTTCAAGAAATTGTCGCTGCACGGCCAGATCCTCTCCAACTTCATGGACCGCGAGCATTTGCAGCTGCAAAAGAAGGTCGTGCGGTCGATGCTCGAACTCTGCAACCGGCTTGGTGCAGGCATACTCGTCCATCATTCAGGTGCCGGACAGCTTGCCGATGGCGAAAATGGCGCCGATCTTGACCGAATGGAGCGCGAGGCACTGGCCGAGATGGGCGATATCGCGAAGGGCTACGGCGTACGCATCGCACTTGAAAACATCTTCACCACAGAAAGCGGCCAATACCGCCAGACGCCGAGCGAAGTGGCCGCGACTGTCAGGGCTATCGGATCGGACAATGTTGTTGCGCTGATCGACTTCTCGCATGCCTATATCGAATCGACCTACCGCAATCTCGATTTTCTCGAAGAATTGCGCGCAATGGCGCCGGTTACCGGTCACCTGCATGTCCATGACAGCTTTGGCCTTCCCTACTCCATGACGCGCTTTTACCATCCGGCCGAGGCAACGGCCCTCGGCATCGGCGATCTCCACTTGCCGATCGGCTGGGGCGACATTCCTTGGGAGGGTATTTTCGGCGAGCTCACGTTCCTTCCGGATACGTCGCTGATCATGGAAATTAACGCGGAGCGATTTGGTGACCAGCAGCCGGCCTGCCTGGAAAGGGCAAGACGTTTGGCGACATTGATGGGGATGGCGGGGAAAGCGGAAAAGCGGCAGCTGTCGTAG
- a CDS encoding DUF2905 domain-containing protein, with protein MSRILIIVGLFVVAVGILWPWLARIGLGRLPGDFLIERENFSIYIPITTGLLFSILLSVMLWLLSR; from the coding sequence GTGTCTAGAATCCTCATCATAGTTGGGCTTTTTGTCGTCGCGGTCGGTATTCTCTGGCCGTGGCTTGCACGCATCGGCTTGGGGAGGCTGCCGGGCGACTTTCTCATCGAGCGCGAGAATTTCTCCATCTATATCCCAATTACCACCGGCCTGCTCTTCAGCATTTTGCTATCCGTGATGCTCTGGCTCCTCAGTCGTTAA
- a CDS encoding thioredoxin family protein produces MTRSTENGRKGRQPGMHTPPVVSPQAWEAARQQLLVKEKALTRARDALAAERRRMPRMAVETAYAFEGPEGKASLLDLFDGRRQLIVYRAFFESGVFGWPDHACRGCSMVADQVAHVAHLNARDTTLVFASRAPQSDIARLKARMGWEMPWFTLTDSFDADFGVDEWHGTNVFYRDGDRVFRTYFVNNRGDEQMGGTWNYLDITPLGRQEVWEDSPEGYPQTPTYKWWNWHDSYVANAIPDKKWVEVSDAGEAAFRSQQASTKP; encoded by the coding sequence ATGACGAGATCAACTGAAAATGGTCGGAAAGGCAGACAGCCTGGCATGCACACTCCACCGGTCGTGTCGCCCCAGGCCTGGGAGGCGGCCCGCCAGCAGCTGCTTGTGAAAGAAAAGGCACTGACACGCGCCCGTGACGCTCTGGCCGCCGAGCGCCGGCGAATGCCGCGGATGGCCGTGGAGACAGCGTATGCGTTCGAGGGACCTGAGGGTAAGGCAAGCCTGCTGGACCTGTTCGATGGTCGGCGACAGTTGATCGTCTACCGCGCCTTCTTCGAGTCGGGCGTGTTCGGCTGGCCCGACCACGCATGCCGGGGCTGCTCCATGGTGGCCGACCAAGTCGCCCATGTCGCGCACCTGAACGCGCGTGACACCACCCTCGTCTTCGCCTCGCGTGCGCCTCAGTCCGACATCGCGCGCCTGAAGGCGCGGATGGGCTGGGAGATGCCGTGGTTCACTCTCACCGATAGCTTCGACGCCGACTTCGGCGTGGACGAGTGGCATGGCACGAACGTGTTCTACCGTGACGGCGACCGCGTATTCCGCACCTACTTCGTCAATAATCGCGGCGACGAGCAAATGGGAGGCACTTGGAACTACCTAGACATCACGCCATTGGGCCGGCAGGAGGTCTGGGAGGACTCGCCCGAAGGCTATCCTCAAACCCCGACGTACAAGTGGTGGAACTGGCATGACAGCTACGTTGCAAACGCAATACCCGACAAGAAATGGGTCGAGGTGTCGGACGCTGGAGAGGCGGCGTTCCGGAGCCAACAAGCGAGCACGAAGCCCTGA